TCAAAACCGGGGCTTTGTCAAAGGGGGCGCAGCCCCTCTATGATTATATCTGGCGGTTTTTCCGGCACCTGCCCCCAAAGTTGCCTGCGGGGCCGAGGCGTCAGAAAAACCGCCCGAAAATCAGCCCGTTACCAGGCGAATAGCGGGAACTGACGCGCAAATTCTTCAACGTTCTTGCTGATCTTTTCAAGAGCGGCAGCGTCCTCGCGCTTTTCAATGGCATCCACAATGAACGCGCCCACGGTGCGCATGTCGTCTTCCTTCATGCCGCGCGTGGTCAGGGCAGCAGTGCCAAGGCGCACACCAGAGGTCACAAAGGGCGAGCGGGTTTCAAAGGGCACCGTGTTCTTGTTGACGGTGATGCCCGCCTGATCAAGAGCGTGTTCCGCATCTTTGCCCGTGACGTCCTTGTTGGTCAGGTCAACCAGCATCAGGTGGTTGTCCGTGCCGCCGGAAACAAGGTCGTACCCGGCATCCATAAGATACTTGGCAAGCACGGCGGCGTTGGTCACCACGCGTTGCTGGTACGTTTTGAAGGCGGGGCGCAGGGCTTCGCCAAAGGCCACTGCCTTGGCCGCAATAACGTGCATGAGGGGGCCGCCCTGAATGCCGGGGAAAATCTGGCTGTTCAGGGTTTTGCCCATGTCTTCGGTAGAAAGAATCATGCCGCCACGGGGGCCGCGCAGGGTTTTGTGCGTGGTCGTGGTGGTGATGTGGGCGTACGAAAGCGGGCTCTGGTGCAGACCGGCGGCCACAAGGCCAGCGATGTGCGCCATATCCACCACCAGCTTGGCGCCGACTTCGTCAGCGATCTGGCGGAAGCGGGCAAAGTCGATGGCGCGTGGGTAAGCGCTTGCGCCGGCAACAATGGCGTTGGGCTTGTGCTCGCGGGCCAGGGCGGCGACTTCGTCATAATCTATGCGGCCCGTCTCGCGCTGCACGCCGTAAGAAACAATGTTGAACAGCCGACCAGAAAAGTTCACCGGGCTGCCGTGGGTGAGGTGGCCGCCGTGCGAAAGGTTCATGCCCAGAATAGTATCGCCGGGCTTCAGAAAAGCGAGGTAGGCGGCCATGTTGGCCTGC
Above is a window of Desulfovibrio desulfuricans DSM 642 DNA encoding:
- the glyA gene encoding serine hydroxymethyltransferase yields the protein MDEILLQDPELARAITLESDRQMSKLELIASENFVSRAVREAQGSVLTHKYAEGYPGKRYYGGCEYVDIAETLAQDRAKQLFNCEYVNVQPHSGSQANMAAYLAFLKPGDTILGMNLSHGGHLTHGSPVNFSGRLFNIVSYGVQRETGRIDYDEVAALAREHKPNAIVAGASAYPRAIDFARFRQIADEVGAKLVVDMAHIAGLVAAGLHQSPLSYAHITTTTTHKTLRGPRGGMILSTEDMGKTLNSQIFPGIQGGPLMHVIAAKAVAFGEALRPAFKTYQQRVVTNAAVLAKYLMDAGYDLVSGGTDNHLMLVDLTNKDVTGKDAEHALDQAGITVNKNTVPFETRSPFVTSGVRLGTAALTTRGMKEDDMRTVGAFIVDAIEKREDAAALEKISKNVEEFARQFPLFAW